The following proteins are encoded in a genomic region of Dermatophagoides farinae isolate YC_2012a chromosome 8, ASM2471394v1, whole genome shotgun sequence:
- the LOC124496228 gene encoding uncharacterized protein LOC124496228: protein MSYIIWTYIVLNTTQLISQQSIHWNMNKLFVQVVLLIPLVVTTTNAAASTTPVIIDTDCGQYSDDVTAMAIMHSYADQNRAHILAIVANDRYEGIVPVIEAINRYFNRTDIQIGVTKDQNAYDSGRNLTWPDFVIQNYPHPMYGRNDQAENAVSLYRRMLATSADNSVVILSIGFFTNLAHLLDSESDEYSPLSGRQLIQTKVNRMIAMAGNFPNGSEWNIEKQVQASQHVINLWPTSVIFTGAEVGQHLQCGQNIINDTRLANSPIREAWIIQKEQNIPDACFDEVAAFISINGVEPFYKLAYGTMQISSDGKNIWHQSPDNKPTRLAYVKQVASDQQILNVMDPLLQR, encoded by the coding sequence ATGAGTTACATCATTTGGACATATATTGTTTTAAACACAACTCAACTCATTTCTCAGCAATCAATACATTggaatatgaataaattgtttgttcaagTTGTCCTGTTGATTCCATTGGTTGTTACTACGACGAATGCAGCAGCATCGACCACTCCTGTCATTATCGATACAGACTGTGGTCAGTATTCGGATGATGTTACGGCCATGGCCATTATGCATAGTTATGCTGACCAAAATAGAGCCCATATTCTGGCCATTGTTGCCAACGATCGATACGAAGGAATCGTCCCAGTAATTGAAGCCATTAATCGCTATTTCAATCGCACCGACATACAAATTGGCGTGACAAAAGATCAGAATGCATACGATTCTGGTCGAAATCTTACTTGGCCAGATTTtgtcattcaaaattatccACATCCAATGTATGGTCGAAATGACCAAGCGGAAAATGCCGTTTCATTGTATCGACGAATGTTGGCCACATCGGCCGACAACAGTGTAGTTATTCTATCCATTGGTTTCTTCACCAATCTAGCACATTTACTTGATTCCGAAAGCGATGAATACTCACCATTATCCGGTCGTCAATTGATCCAGACCAAAGTGAACAGAATGATTGCAATGGCCGGTAACTTTCCCAATGGCAGTGAATGGAACATTGAGAAACAAGTTCAAGCATCACAACACGTCATAAATCTATGGCCCACATCGGTCATATTCACCGGTGCCGAAGTGGGCCAACATTTGCAATGTGGACAAAACATTATCAACGACACACGTCTAGCGAACAGTCCGATCAGAGAGGCTTGGATCATTCAAAAAGAGCAAAACATACCAGACGCATGTTTCGATGAAGTGGCTGCATTCATATCCATCAATGGTGTCGAACCATTCTACAAATTGGCATATGGAACCATGCAAATATCGTCGGATGGAAAGAATATCTGGCACCAATCACCGGATAATAAACCAACACGTCTGGCCTATGTGAAACAGGTGGCCAGCGATCAGCAAATATTGAATGTAATGGATCCTTTATTGCAACGATAA
- the LOC124496223 gene encoding putative lipid scramblase CLPTM1, with product MSDSDVITASGAVDPPPPTTGNNDEQQQQQQQQQQQQPRTWSMIKSLVMRALFFYFIMSMFRKQPTKTPPDSGAGGGSGVNMPSHGSNLYPNGTHMDLFLYINENKYGPDFDDSSQLVWFKPDLIYGDWLSGPTGNGEYIEQVNVNLSPNVQNNGSLWLHIIVVPNGASPNAKDRDNHNPVYTIQKSKQLNRYKKRSYKKTHNLLTGQTAATEEEQAKIKQNIRHEILSHWHPNLTINLIDDHTPWTRGQVPAPLQEYIEFEPISGKYYPIIYINDYWNLMRDYQPINETVSNITFRFTYQPLSLFKWQMYTAQSMRNKWTSLMGHDANEQDDDEQDLLKETFLETSPILLGLTVVVSITHSVFEFLAFKNDIQFWRNRRSLEGLSVRSVFFNVFQSLIVLLYVCDNDTNFMIRISVLIGLVIELWKIKKVVNIERVDNEKWFGLIPKYRITDKGSYVESSTKQYDMLAFKYLSWILFPLFVGYVIYSLIYNEHKGWYSFILNMIYGFLLTFGFIMMTPQLFINYKLKSVAHLPWRMLTYKFLNTFIDDIFAFVIKMPTMYRLGCFRDDIIFLIYVYQRWIYRVDQSRVNEFGVSGEELAQAEHQQQQPQQQQQTQTQIEQNGNVLAVGDDDDGDGGHHVGDTESKKDK from the exons ATGTCCGATTCTGATGTGATTACTGCATCCGGTGCCGTtgatccaccaccaccgacAACCGGCAATAATG atgaacaacagcagcagcagcaacaacaacaacaacaacaaccacgtACTTGGTCAATGATTAAAAGTCTGGTGATGCGAGCgttgtttttctatttcatcaTGTCAATGTTTCGCAAACAGCCAACGAAAACACCACCCGATTCCGGTGCTGGTGGCGGTAGTGGTGTAAATATGCCAAGTCACGGTTCAAATCTTTATCCAAACGGCACTCACATGGATCTCTTTCTATacattaatgaaaataaatatggTCCAGATTTCGACGATTCTAGTCAATTGGTTTGGTTCAAACCTGATCTTATCTATGGTGATTGGCTCAGTGGTCCCACTGGTAATGGTGAATACATTGAGCAAGTGAATGTCAATTTATCGCCAAATGTTCAAAATAATGGTTCACTATGGTTGCACATAATTGTCGTGCCGAATGGAGCAAGTCCGAATGCCAAGGATCGAGATAACCATAATCCAGTGTATACGATACAAAAAAGcaaacaattgaatcgataCAAGAAACGATCGtataaaaaaacacacaaccTATTGACCGGACAGACTGCAGCCACCGAAGAAGAACAAgccaaaatcaaacaaaacattcgaCACGAAATTCTCTCTCATTGGCATCCAAATCTGACCATCAATCTCATCGATGATCATACACCGTGGACTCGTGGTCAGGTTCCAGCTCCATTACAGGAGTACATTGAATTCGAACCGATAAGTGGCAAATATTATCCCATCATATACATTAACGATTACTGGAATCTGATGCGTGATTATCAACCGATCAATGAGACCGTTTCGAACATTACGTTTCGGTTCACATATCAGCCACTGTCGTTGTTCAAATGGCAAATGTACACCGCTCAATCGATGCGTAACAAATGGACTTCGTTGATGGGTCATGATGCCAATGAACAAGACGACGATGAACAGGATTTGTTAAAGGAGACCTTTCTGGAAACATCACCCATTCTGCTCGGACTGACTGTCGTTGTTTCCATAACCCATTCAGTATTTGAGTTTCTTGCATTCAAAAATG ACATACAATTTTGGCGAAATCGTCGTTCACTAGAAGGGCTTTCCGTTCGATCCGTATTCTTCAACGTATTTCAATCGCTCATTGTATTGCTCTATGTATGCGACAATGACACAAACTTTATGATTCGTATTAGCGTCCTGATCGGTTTGGTCATTGAATTGTGGAAGATTAAAAAAGTGGTCAACATTGAACGTGTGGACAACGAGAAATGGTTCGGTTTGATTCCTAAATATCGCATCACCGATAAAGGGTCGTATGTTGAATCATCAACCAAACAATACGACATG CTGGCATTCAAATATCTGTCATGGATCCTGTTTCCATTATTCGTCGGTTATGTCATTTATTCGCTCATTTACAATGAACACAAAGGCTGGTATTCTTTCATATTGAACATGATTTATGGATTCCTACTCACATTCG gtttcataatgatgacaccacaattgttcatcaattataAACTCAAATCTGTGGCTCACCTTCCATGGCGAATGTTGACTTATAAATTCCTCAATACATTCATCGATGATATATTTGCCTTTGTCATCAAAATGCCCACAATGTATCGTCTTGGATGTTTCCGTGATGACattatttttctcatctACGTTTACCAACGATGGATATATCGAGTCGATCAAAGCCGTGTCAATGAATTCGGTGTCAGTGGTGAAGAATTGGCTCAAGCCGAACACCAACAGCagcaaccacaacaacaacaacaaacacaaacacaaatcgAACAGAATGGCAATGTTCTAGCCGTAggtgacgatgatgatggtgatggcggCCATCATGTGGGTGATACAGAATCGAAAAAAGACAAATGA
- the LOC124496222 gene encoding uncharacterized protein LOC124496222: protein MSDNRRNDLYINANTPSHLINYRPNVSHQLQQPSFDQIALQQLLSKEKKDVSIAAGLIRIITKPDHNCFNEMILTKSPMTIGRDLKSDFHITSIEISRVHARIFNLGSSWYLENLRSTNGVYVNGQKVAWRVRLTDNCFVTFGPFESSSFRYVFVENYQVFMNMQRNATLGKTIQCSFVLGAGTATGDITHLSTQPGEDDIKRDFDRKHFEQSMRINLMKIKSDFSKFEKDFKNKKQELDSIRAEAEMVRKELKRKAEMVKGPDALKNVLLNEISCSVCCDIMHEPTVLNCEHTFCFTCINAWSRRGKQQCPVCRKKFSRMTKSIRFHSLINLILDHYLSEEEKKERKESIESRLTDPAFTNEHSNDESSSHGNLDEILAGLDSSFRDAFSTLLNFSNSHPEYNVGNDSYVNFHDAVEIIDEDEVDGENDANGNLFIYVDESDENDNDEDDDDDDNNDDDDESDVSLDQVESMSPSSNSVHVPTSSSPPVLSISSNFPDQFRLRRFFNLISRANESMLNFDENFGSFSNNLFTTTTTTTDNNSNDNDDSNDYHNGDDDADAGGISDIHAEEDEDDVMEVNTDQSVIFLDDVDDEHDDNDVDASASATADASADAADQGLNQVRIANGGSSRRRAAGNGGVRNLNRNRRPVGIGHNASNRWNVRPMRNNNRQSLIQQRLHRIRNPPYPSRNGQSNESMPLA from the exons ATGTCTGACAATAGACGAAATGATCTCTACATCAATGCCAACACTCCATCACATCTAATCAACTATCGACCGAATGTCTCGCATCAACTACAACAACCGTCTTTTGATCAAATAGCATTGCAGCAGCTATtatcaaaagaaaagaaagatgTGTCAATAGCTGCTGGTTTGATTCGTATCATCACGAAACCTGATCATAACTGCTTCAACGAAATGATTTTGACCAAAAGC CCAATGACAATTGGTCGTGATCTTAAATCGGATTTTCACATCACATCTATTGAAATTTCTCGAGTTCATGCACGAATCTTCAATCTAGGTTCATCTTGGTATCTAGAAAACTTACGC AGCACAAATGGTGTATATGTAAATGGTCAAAAAGTAGCTTGGCGAGTGCGTTTGACCGACAATTGTTTTGTGACATTTGGGCCGTTTGAAAGTTCGAGTTTTCGTTATGTTTTcgttgaaaattatcaagtTTTTATGAATATGCAAAGAAATGCGACATTGGGcaaaacaattcaatgcTCATTTGTGCTTGGTGCTGGTACAGCTACTGGTGACATTACCCATCTGTCTACACAACCTGGTGAAGATGATATAAAACGTGACTTTGATCGTAAACATTTCGAACAATCGATGagaatcaatttgatgaaaattaaatcggatttttctaaatttgaaaaagatttcaaaaacaaaaaacaagagTTGGATTCAATTCGTGCAGAAGCAGAAATGGTCCGAAAGGAATTGAAACGGAAAGCAGAAATGGTGAAAGGTCCGGATGCTTTGAAAAATGTTcttttaaatgaaatatcCTGCTCCGTTTGCTGTGATATAATGCACGAACCAACCGTTCTCAATTGTGAACACACATTCTGCTTCACATGCATCAATGCCTGGAGTCGTCGCGGTAAACAACAGTGTCCCGTTTGTCGCAAGAAATTTTCACGGATGACCAAATCTATTCGATtccattcattgatcaatctGATTCTCGATCATTATCTCagtgaagaagaaaagaaagagCGAAAAGAATCGATCGAATCTCGGCTCACCGATCCAGCGTTCACCAATGAACATAGCAATGATGAATCGAGTTCACATGGAAACTTGGATGAAATTCTTGCCGGATTAGATTCATCGTTTCGTGATGCATTTTCTACtctgttgaatttttcaaactcTCATCCAGAATATAATGTTGGCAATGACAGTTATGTAAATTTCCACGATGCAGTAGAAATTATCGACGAAGATGAAGTGGATGGAGAGAATGATGCAAATGGTAATCTATTCATCTATGTTGATGaaagtgatgaaaatgacaacgatgaagatgacgatgacgatgacaacaacgacgacgacgatgaaagCGATGTGTCATTGGATCAAGTAGAGAGTatgtcaccatcatcaaattctgtACATGTACCGACATCATCCTCGCCACCGGTGTTGTCGATATCGTCAAACTTTCCCGATCAATTCCGTCTTCGACGATTCTTCAATTTGATCAGCAGAGCCAATGAATCGATGctcaattttgatgaaaattttggatcattttcaaataatctgttcaccaccaccaccaccaccactgacaataatagtaatgataatgatgatagcaacgattatcataatggtgatgatgatgcagatGCAGGTGGAATTTCGGACATTCATGCCGAAGAAGATGAAGACGATGTAATGGAAGTGAATACTGATCAATCTGTCATTTTCctcgatgatgttgatgatgaacacgatgacaatgatgtgGATGCTTCTGCTTCTGCTACTGCTGATGCTTCTGCTGATGCTGCTGATCAAGGTTTAAACCAAGTTCGTATTGCGAATGGAGGTAGCAGTCGACGACGTGCCGCTGGAAATGGTGGTGTTCGTAATTTGAATCGTAATCGTCGTCCTGTCGGCATTGGCCACAATGCTTCAAATCGTTGGAATGTACGACCAATGCGTAACAATAATCGTCAGTCTTTGATTCAACAACGATTACATCGAATACGGAATCCGCCGTATCCAAGTCGCAATGGTCAATCCAATGAATCTATGCCTTTGGCTTGA